Below is a genomic region from Mycolicibacter hiberniae.
AGTCACATGTGCCAGCACCCTTGCCACACGACCCTCGGGTGGTAGCGGATGGGTGGGCAGTCCGGCCAGCACACCGTCACCGAGAGTCACCTCGGGACTTCCCGTCTCGCCGTCGAGGACCTCGGCGACGAACGCCTGCGCACCGTCGGCGAGCGGGATCAACGAGATTCCGCGGGACTCGAACATCGCTTTGAGGCCGGGGGTCACCATTCCGGAATCCCAGGGACCCCAGCCCAACGCCCGCACCAGGCAGGACGGTCCGCGCCGCGCCTGTTCGGCCAGTGCCACCTTGTTGAGGATCTCGTTGGCCATGGCGTAGTCGCTTTGTCCCACGTTGCCGCTGCGCGCGGCCACCGACGAGAACAGCACGATCACCTTGAGCGCATCGTTGGCCGTCGCGTCCAGCAGCGCACACGCGCCGCCGACCTTGGTCTCGAAGACCCGGTCGAACCCGTCGAGGGTTTTCTTGTGCAGCGGCGCGTCGGCGAGCACGCCGGCACCGTGGACCAGGCCGGTGATCGGGCCGAATTCGCGGCGCACACTGTCGAGCAACGCGCCCAGCTGGGTGGCGTCGCGGACATCGGCGGCGGCGTAGCGGACCCGGGAACCCGCGGCAGTCAGCGCCGCCAGCGTCGCCCGCACCTCGCGGTCGGCCAGGATGCGCTGGGTCTGCTGCTCCAGGTCCTTCGGGGTGACCTTGAGCCCTTGGGCCGCCGCGCTGGCCAACAGGGCCCGCTTGAGTTCGGCGCCGGTGGTCAGCCCGTGGGCTTCCGGCGGCTCATCGCGCAGCTCGGTGCGCCCGATCAGCACGAAAGCCGCCTGGGTCTGCTGAGCCAGGGCGATCACCGATCCGGCGGTCACGCCGCGGGCGCCCCCCGAAACGAGGATCACGTCGTGCTGGCCGATGCGGGGCGTGCGGGTGGCCACCTGCCTGGGGCCGGCGACGACGGTGATCCGTCCGTGGGAACTTCCCAGGCCCACTTCCAGTTCGACGCCACCGGACAAGACCTCGGCGGCCAGCTGCTCGGCGACCGCGGCGGGAGACTGCTGCCCCACGGCGATGTCGATCGCCTTGACCTGCGCGCTGGTCCACTCCTGGGCGGCGGTCTTGGCCAGCGCACCGATCCCGCCCGACCAGGCCCGCTGGCCGGGGTCGGTGAGCAGCCCGAAGGTGCCGCCGGTGTCCTGGACGGTGACGAAGACACCGCCGCGCTCGGAGAATTGCGCCGCGATGCGGTGGGCGTCGGCGAACAGCACCCGGTTGACGGCCAGCGCCTCCGCACGGGTGGGCGCTTGCCGCAGGCCGCCGAGATGGATGACCGCCTCGGTGTCGGCACTGGGTTGGGGCACGGTGATCGCGCGGATCCCGTGGCTGACCAGAATCGCGGCCAGGGCCTGGGCTGTCTGCGTCAGCGCGTCCTCGGCGGCCTGTGCGGTCACGATCTCGACGGTTCTGGCCGCGTACAGGCCGGGCATCCCCATCCCGCTCACCGGAGCGGCGGTGGCGCGTACCGCGTAGCGCGCCACCCCCGCTCCGGCTAACTCAAAAGGGGCGCGATCACCTGCCGACAAGCCGTTGTGCGCCACCAGATCCGGTGGTGGTGCATTCATCAGGGATTGGAGGTAGTCGACGATCTCGCGCAGCGTCACCAACGACGCCATGGTCGCGGTGTCGACCTCCGGCAACGACGGCACCCGCTCCTGCACCGACGACAAGATCTCCACCCGCTTGATCGAGTCGATCCCCAGATCGGCTTCCAGCGCCATCGACAGTTCCAGCATCTCCGCCGGATAGCCGGTCTTGTCGGCGACCACCGCCAGCATGTCGGCGACCAGATCCACTCCCGCAGCCGCAGCGACCGGCGCAGCAGGCGCAGGCGCCACCGGCGCAGGTGCGGCAGGTGCGGCGGCGGCCACCGGCGCGGGCGCCGGACCCAACAGCGACTGCAGGTAGTCGACGATCTCGCCCAGCGTCACCAGCGAGGCCATGGTCGCGGTGTCCACCTCCGGCAACGACGGCACCCGCTCCTGCACCGACGACAAGATCTCCACCCGCTTGATCGAGTCGATCCCCAGATCGGCTTCCAGCGCCATCGACAGTTCCAGCATCTCCACCGGATAGCCGGTCTTGTCAGCAACCACCGCCAGCATCTCGGCGACCAGATCCACTCCCGCAGCCGCAGCGACCGGCGCAGCAGGCGCAGGCGCCACCGGCGCAGCAGGCGCCACCGGCGCAGCGGGCGCAGGTGCGGCAGGTGCGGCGGCGGCCACCGGCGCGGGCGCCGGACCCAACAGCGACTGCAGGTAGTCGACGATCTCGCCCAGCGTCACCAGCGAGGCCATAGTCGCGGTGTCCACCTCCGGCAACGACGGCACCCGCTCCTGCACCGACGACAAGATCTCCACCCGCTTGATCGAGTCGATCCCCAGATCGGCTTCCAGCGCCATCGACAGTTCCAGCATCTCCACCGGATAGCCGGTCTTGTCAGCAACCACCGCCAGCATGTCCCCGACCAGATCCACTCCCGCAGCCGCAGCGACCGGCGCAGCAGGCGCAGGCGCCACCGGCGCAACCGGAGGAGCCGGCACCGGCGGAGCGCCGTTGCGGAACGCCGGCGCTGTGGGCGGCGCGGGCATCGGCGCCGGCGCAGCAACCGGGGGCGCCGGAACTGGGGGCGCCGTGGCGGTGCCGTTGTGGACCGCGGGCGCCGCGGGCATCACCGACGCGCCGTTCGCGGCCGGTGCGGGAGGCGGGGCCGGCACGGTGGGCGCCGCGTGGTGCGGGGCCGCCGGCGGAGCAGGCGCCGCCGCGACGGCGGGCACCGGCTGTGGCTGCACCACCGCGGGCGCGGCGGGATAGGCCAGCTGGGTGACCGGCGCGATTCCGGTACTGGAGACCAGCGTCTGCAGCAGGCCCTGCAGGTGGGCAATGGTCTGCTGCATGCTGCCCAGCGCTCCGACCATGTGCGTCACCATCTCGGCGCCGGGGCCGGACATCAGCGGTGACGTGACCATGGGGACCTGCGCTGCCTGAACCGGCACCGGAACGTGCGTCGGGACATGTGCCGGCAACCCGTTCGCCGCGGGAACGGTCGGGTCAGCTGGTGTCATGGTGGGCTCCGATACGGTCGCGTGGCCGTTGTGGTCACTACGGGGGGTGGGTTTGTCGACGGCTCGGCGCACCGGCTCGTCGTTGATCTCGGGTCGGCCGAAGTTGGTGCCGTTGAGCTTCAGGGTCAGCTTGGGCACCGGCCGGGTCCGCGGGTCGTCGCCGAGACGATAGTCCGCCCACAAGGCTCCGAAGTTCATCGGGACGCCGGCGGCCACGAGCTGGGCCAGGCCCATCCACAGTGAGCGGATCCCGTTGCGGCCCTTGGCGTCCAGGGAGACCGCGACATGCTCCTGGCCGGACAGGCATTTGCCGACGAGGTTGGTGAGCACCTGGCCGGGGCCGACCTCGACGAAGGTGCGGGCGCCGGCGGACCACATGGCCTGGATCTGTTCGACGAACCGCACCGGCTGCGCGATCTGGTTGGCCAGCGTGGCCTGCATCTGCTCGGCGCTGCCGGCGTACGTCGCGGCCGTCGCGTTGGCGTAGACGGGCACCTGCGGCACCCCGAACGGAATGCCCGCGAGGTACGCGGCGAACGGGGTGGCCGCGGCGCTGACGATCTCGGAGTGGAAGGCTGTTGCCACATCCAGCAGCCGCGCGTTGATGCCCGCGGCGCTGAAACGCTGCGCGGCATCGGCGATCGCCGCGCTGTCGCCGGAGAGCACCACCTGGTTGGGCGCGTTGTGGTTGGCGATGACCACCGGCAGCCCCCACTCGCCGAGCAGCCGGCTGACCTGGTCGGCGGGGGCGGTCACCGCGCACATGGCTCCATCGCTGCTGGCGGCGGCCTGGGCCATCAGCGCACCCCGAGCGCGGGCGATCAGCAGCGCGACGTCGTCACTGATGACGCCCGCCGCGCACAGGGCGCTGACCTCGCCGAAGCTGTGCCCGCCGACCGCGACCGGCGCGATGCCCAGCGAGCGGACGATCGACAGCAGGCTCAGGCTGTGCGCGCCGATGCCCGGCTGCGCCCATTCGGTCTTGGTCAGCTCGGCGGCCTGCGCGGTCCGCTCGTCGTCGGAGAACGCCGTCTTGGGCCAGACCACCTCGTGGAGATCGCGGTCGGCGTTGAGCAGGCCGGCGCGCGCGAGCTCCCACGGTGCCAGTGCCGGCTCGAAGAGCTGCGGGATGTCCGCACCCATGCCGACGTACTGGCTGCCCTGGCCGGGAAACAGCAACGCGACGGGGCCGGCCTGCTGGCACGAGTAGTAGTAGCCCTTCGGCGAGCTGAACGCTTGGGCGCCCGGTTCCGCCAGCTTGCCCGCGGCTTCGCCCAGCATGGTCCGCAGGTTCTCCACGCTGTCGGCGACGACGGCCAGGCGGTGCGGGCGCGTGGCGTCGTATGCCGCTTGGGTGCTCTGCGCCAGGTAGCCCAGCATGTCCGGGGAGTCGACCAGGGATGCGGCCAGCTCGGCGGCTTGAGCCGACAGCGCCGCCGCGGAGTCCGCCCCGAGGATGACCAGTTCGGAGTCCCAGGACCGGAAGCGCGGTGCGTGCTTGCCGGCGCCGGTGTACTCCTCGAGGGTGATGTGGAAGTTGGTGCCGCCGAAGCCGAACGCGCTGACCGCTGCCCGCCGCGGCACATTCTGGTCGGCGATCCAGGGCTTGGTCTGCGTCGACAGGTAGAACGGCGACGATTCGATCTCCAGGCCTGGGTTGGGCCGGTCGACCTTGATGGTGGGGGGCAGCACCTTGTGGTGCAGCGCCATCACGGTCTTGAACAGGCCGCAGGCGCCCGCTGCGCCCTTGGTGTGACCGACCTGCGACTTGACCGAGCCGACGGCGCACCATTGACGGTCGGCGCGGCCGGACTCGTCGAACACCTGGCGCAGCGCGGCAAACTCGGCGACGTCGCCGGCCTTGGTGCCGGTGCCGTGGGCTTCGACCAGTCCGACCGTCTCCGGTCCGTACCCGGCGGCCTGGTAGGCACGGCGCAGGGCCTTGGCCTGACCGTCGGGGCTCGGGGCGTAGATGCTCTTGGCCCGACCGTCCGAGGAGGTGCCGATGCCGCGGATCACGGCGTAGATGCGGTCGCCGTCCCGTTCCGCGTCGTCCAGGCGCTTGAGGGCCAGCATCGACAGGCCCTCGCCCAGCATGGTCCCGTCCGACTGGTCGGAGAACGGGCGGCAGTCACCGGTGCGTGACAGGGCGGTGACCTTGGCAAAGCACATGAACATGAAGATGTCGTTGAAGGCGTCGACGCCTCCGGCGATCACCATGTCGGCCTCGCGCAGATACAGCTCGTGCAGGGCGATCTCGATCGCCGCCAGGGAGCTGGCGCACGCGGCGTCGACGACGCAGTTCGTGCCGCCCAGGTCGAAGCGGTTGGCGATGCGGCCGGCGAT
It encodes:
- a CDS encoding type I polyketide synthase, translated to MEAKHPPVAVVGVSALFPGSPEAERFWRNIVEGADLFSEVPESHWRVEDYFDADPRTPDKVYASRGGFLPPVDFAPMDFGIPPNVVPATDTAQLLALRVAQQVLEDYAGGDISSINRDRVSVVLGSSGGTEMSGYMSGRLHRPTWERGLRAAGLSGDELAAFSESVAAGYTPWQENTFPGLLGNVIAGRIANRFDLGGTNCVVDAACASSLAAIEIALHELYLREADMVIAGGVDAFNDIFMFMCFAKVTALSRTGDCRPFSDQSDGTMLGEGLSMLALKRLDDAERDGDRIYAVIRGIGTSSDGRAKSIYAPSPDGQAKALRRAYQAAGYGPETVGLVEAHGTGTKAGDVAEFAALRQVFDESGRADRQWCAVGSVKSQVGHTKGAAGACGLFKTVMALHHKVLPPTIKVDRPNPGLEIESSPFYLSTQTKPWIADQNVPRRAAVSAFGFGGTNFHITLEEYTGAGKHAPRFRSWDSELVILGADSAAALSAQAAELAASLVDSPDMLGYLAQSTQAAYDATRPHRLAVVADSVENLRTMLGEAAGKLAEPGAQAFSSPKGYYYSCQQAGPVALLFPGQGSQYVGMGADIPQLFEPALAPWELARAGLLNADRDLHEVVWPKTAFSDDERTAQAAELTKTEWAQPGIGAHSLSLLSIVRSLGIAPVAVGGHSFGEVSALCAAGVISDDVALLIARARGALMAQAAASSDGAMCAVTAPADQVSRLLGEWGLPVVIANHNAPNQVVLSGDSAAIADAAQRFSAAGINARLLDVATAFHSEIVSAAATPFAAYLAGIPFGVPQVPVYANATAATYAGSAEQMQATLANQIAQPVRFVEQIQAMWSAGARTFVEVGPGQVLTNLVGKCLSGQEHVAVSLDAKGRNGIRSLWMGLAQLVAAGVPMNFGALWADYRLGDDPRTRPVPKLTLKLNGTNFGRPEINDEPVRRAVDKPTPRSDHNGHATVSEPTMTPADPTVPAANGLPAHVPTHVPVPVQAAQVPMVTSPLMSGPGAEMVTHMVGALGSMQQTIAHLQGLLQTLVSSTGIAPVTQLAYPAAPAVVQPQPVPAVAAAPAPPAAPHHAAPTVPAPPPAPAANGASVMPAAPAVHNGTATAPPVPAPPVAAPAPMPAPPTAPAFRNGAPPVPAPPVAPVAPAPAAPVAAAAGVDLVGDMLAVVADKTGYPVEMLELSMALEADLGIDSIKRVEILSSVQERVPSLPEVDTATMASLVTLGEIVDYLQSLLGPAPAPVAAAAPAAPAPAAPVAPAAPVAPAPAAPVAAAAGVDLVAEMLAVVADKTGYPVEMLELSMALEADLGIDSIKRVEILSSVQERVPSLPEVDTATMASLVTLGEIVDYLQSLLGPAPAPVAAAAPAAPAPVAPAPAAPVAAAAGVDLVADMLAVVADKTGYPAEMLELSMALEADLGIDSIKRVEILSSVQERVPSLPEVDTATMASLVTLREIVDYLQSLMNAPPPDLVAHNGLSAGDRAPFELAGAGVARYAVRATAAPVSGMGMPGLYAARTVEIVTAQAAEDALTQTAQALAAILVSHGIRAITVPQPSADTEAVIHLGGLRQAPTRAEALAVNRVLFADAHRIAAQFSERGGVFVTVQDTGGTFGLLTDPGQRAWSGGIGALAKTAAQEWTSAQVKAIDIAVGQQSPAAVAEQLAAEVLSGGVELEVGLGSSHGRITVVAGPRQVATRTPRIGQHDVILVSGGARGVTAGSVIALAQQTQAAFVLIGRTELRDEPPEAHGLTTGAELKRALLASAAAQGLKVTPKDLEQQTQRILADREVRATLAALTAAGSRVRYAAADVRDATQLGALLDSVRREFGPITGLVHGAGVLADAPLHKKTLDGFDRVFETKVGGACALLDATANDALKVIVLFSSVAARSGNVGQSDYAMANEILNKVALAEQARRGPSCLVRALGWGPWDSGMVTPGLKAMFESRGISLIPLADGAQAFVAEVLDGETGSPEVTLGDGVLAGLPTHPLPPEGRVARVLAHVTAQPYLLDHRVQGNVVLPVVQALEWFMRMAEACRPGHYVDRVLDLKVLRGVTLHEFEKHGSVLTVRCVPHEDQPQALTMTLADADGSTAYYSARIEMRSGAAAVPTIAASAPGHRRLDRNACYTGGALFHGPAFQVLDGMDSAESTATADLSGLLSVGWAGQGWATDPAALDGCLQAALVWSYELLGRNVLPLRVGEIVRYQSGALGSGLRCVLSNGDAKTSRAICDLDLLDSDNQLVCSLRRLELYPYGG